TAAGTCTAGTTAGACTTCAGCTCATAACTAGATACACTGTTGTCCTAACTAGCACATGATTTTGCGTaaaagaacttaaaaaagaagaaaagcaagcaaccCCCAAACTCTACATTAAAGAAAATTTCCATGTGCTGCCAGCTCCATTTTTGCTCAATAATGTGCATACCCCCTCCCATTTCCACCCAGCACAGCACTCTGCGGCATGTGCAGCCTGCGTCGAGTCCGGCAGTCACCCAGGTCTTGGGCGCAGCCGCCCATGTTCTTGCTGAGCAAATTTCAGCCAGCTTCTCCAGAGGCTAAACAGAGCTTAAACCAAATGATAGAATTCCATGTCTAAAGCTATGCTTCACATGTAGTTTCCATATATGCAGCAAGTTATAATTTTTTCAGAccttaatttaaagaaataaacaaacaaaatgtcaaaGCCTTCACCTTATATATAGgttcatctttctttccttttcccttttttgtaaacaaaaatctCATTATGGTTCATGCATATTATGAAtcctaaagttaaaaaaaccccttttaacTATTAAGGCCTTAGAACGGTTTGTAAACATCTGATGAGAGACTTAACTTCAACTGTCTTTTTGGGGAAAGCTAAAAGCATAGCCTCTCAGTTATCTCTGGAGGAACACAGTCTGAGACTTAACGCTAAGAAACTGTTGGCCATTCAAAAGGTTTGGCAGAATTTCAAAGGAGCTGCCTTTTAcaagttttcttaatttttgtatttgttttttttagaaACTACTGTTATCACTGGTGCTGTGTTCCTGTAAAAGTGTGAATCTTTATAATACTTACGCTTCTGATGTGCCAGAAAATGTGTAACATGTTTTTAAGTGTACACAGAATGTCAGGCAACATTTAAATTTTGTATCATCTAGTTCGGTTCTAGGTATTACTTAAAACAAAGCATCACAAATATTACATGTATTTTAGCATAATTTTGTGTAAAATAAGAACACCCTTCGATATAGCTCTGAGTGTTCCAGCAAATACATCGTGCCATGTCCATTCTCCTTTCCTAAATACCCACATGAAAAGAACAGCTACGTTTCTGGCTACCCAAAGCTGGTAATAGCATTCTCTGTGACACAGCCGCTGTATTTTGTACCTCTGATGATATGAGGAAGAGGGACAGCACTTCAGGATGTCACAACCAtaacctcctcctccccactgtGAATGAAGGCACTGCCACTCGTCAGAGTATAATGCATTAAAAaccctcttctctcctttcctgttGCAGAAAACTGTCTCTTGATGTGCCTTACTGTTTCCTttcaggggaggggagaagctggGAGCGGCTGACACCGCAGGCAAAGGAAAGTCAGTAATGCACTTAGGGGGGTCATAAGCAAGTTGCATTGTGGACTCCAGGTGGTAACTGTTTTACCCTATAGGCTGAATGGGTACAGAGCTGCTGGCTACCTCAGTTTCTTACACAATTTGTTAACTGTCAATTTACCAATTCATTTGTCTTTGTAGCATTCTCCTCATTTATTCACGGTGAACAAAAACTCTGTTTATTCTGACCAGGCGCCCTACCTGCAAAGATATCTGAGTATCTTTCTGACATAAGATTTCCTGCTTTTGGAGACTGCCAGCCTGAAAGTGAGATCATAGGCAAAACAACCCCCCCAGCCCACCATTGGGGTTGGTGATTCTCCAAAGGCAGGTATCTCGGAGAACAGACATTTTTCTCATTGCAATGCCTAGGAAGAGTGGCTTGTCACCAAAACAACATCTTCCTTTTTACTTCTTTACATCTTGGGCTTCTATAAGTCATTCCTCCTCTAGGGGAGTGGCCTATGTATTCCAAGTAGTACGTATGCCCTGACAGTAGAAGATCTACACTTTTACCTAAAGCCCCAGCTGGAGGGTTCCAAGTTGTCTTACCAGGTTTGCTGAAGAACCTCTCATGTCACCggatccctgccctgccccctaCAGCAGTTTTGGCAGGAAATAGCACAACTTTGTCATATGTATGAGGACTTCTTCCCTATGGATCTCTGCAACTCAGATGCAATGGGACACTTGCAAGGGTCAGTTGTTAGTAATGGAAACCGCAGTGGATAATTTACATTGTATTTTAGCATGTACATTTTCATTGTtgcagttgtttgggtttttttaacatccagctggtctccagctctccttccccaTATTTCATGTAACATTAGCATAGCAAGGTAAGTCATATGACGACAGCATCACATAACTACACTTCCTATTTTATGTGGTCCTTGACCTTTAAGAAGTGTGCTCTTCTGGAGCTGCTCTGGAAGAAACACAGCAGGGCAGAAAGTTCCCAGAATTCAGCAGCGGAAGCCTTTTCAGGTCCATATGTAATTTCCCTGCAGGCTTGTATTAGCAGGACATAACCTGTGCCTGTGCTTCCACCACTTCACTTGGGTGGCTCATTCCTAGGGCATTTCTCCTGACCTTCATTCTTGTTCTTCACCTCCTACTCCATTGTATAGCCAATGCCCTCACTTAACTAATGTCTTTCTCTATCATTTGCATCTTGAAAGCAGCTACAACCTGATGCCCCTCTGCCAGGCTGTAGGTCTTGTGCGCTTTGAATCACTTTCGTAACTCCCAGGTCCTCTGTCGCTCCACTCCGAATTGGCCCAGATGCTTTCACCAGCCTCAGACTACAACAATCAGCACGACAGGCGCTGACTCCTTCGAGTCCTGTGGAAAGACCCAGCCTCCTTCGGATGCCTTTGGGGCAGAAACTCGGCACTATGGCTGTGTTTCATACTAAATACCAAGGTAGCTCTTGGTTGCAGAGTTGGGTCTGTCAGCAGGGTCACCGCACACGCCTAAGGCAGAAGAATAGTTTGACGGACGTGGACTAGAATAGTAACTCCAGAAAGAAAGGCATGTAAAGGACGAAGCAGTGAAAACATACTCTGCCTGCAATGGAAGGGAGATGAAAGACGTCTCCAGGAATCGTAATTCCACTTGTCACAACTGCACTCAAGCACTCAAACACCCAAGCTCCAGCACACTGACTTACACCTACAAGATACAGGTCAGGTCTGTGAACTGCTCAAGGGCCTGCTTACCCACTCTGCAGCTTCCTTACGCTAGCAGTGACGCCCGGAGCATCAAAAGATTCTGTTCTCTGAGGTACTGCTGGAGGTCACAGAGCTTTTGGCcttctttttccatcttctgGCGTGAACGGTCTCTGCTCTGGAATACTCTCCCTTTGGCAGCCTGCTGCTGTTTTTGTTGCCTGTCCTGCTCCTGTGATTCTTGTTCCAACATTTCCTGCCGTGACTGCATTCTGCTCCTGAGAAAATCctacataaaaataaagacatttacAATGGTACAGCCAGCTTTCATCCTGAATTTCATCCACAATTATCACTGGCAGAAGTCAGAAATGGGTACAATCTATGGAAATTCATTCCTTACGTGCAGAAAGACTCCTTCTATGGCAGAGATGGAGAATTTTACTTCCCATCTTTCATCTTTATACGTGTCAAAAAATGTTacctttcatttatttatctctAAATGATATAATTATATTGGATATAAAACAGATGAAAGATGAATACTCTGGATGGTGCCACCGCTGGAAACATGGTAatacaggaaaaacatttctggaattGCCCTTACCAGCCTGCCTTTCTCTTGTTCAAAGCTCCTTTCATTGCGTTCTGCCTGCAACTCCTCTCTCTGCAAACGCTGTGTCTTTAAGAACTGCAGCCTCTGActtgccttcctcttctcctcctctggcaaGAAGGATTCCTTCCTGCTCCTTTctgccccagcagcctggagcagTGCCATGTGCTGCAAAGCTCTGTCTTTGTGCTCCAGCTGTTTCTCCAGCCCTTGCAATGTTCTCTGATGCAATCGCTGCCTGTTTCCAAAACAACATTTCTCAAatttctcagaaagaaagagcaataaaagaaaaagacagtgcaTAAGACATAAGACAAAGCAGATACTCTGGCAATCTGTGCTCAGTTAATATTCCAGGACTCTTTGTTATGTTATGAGGGTTAAACCTTATCAGGTTTATGAGGGTTAAACCTTATCAGGGGTGGCAAACCACCCAAATGGGCTGGTGCCTGATGTCAGCTAACTGCAGTCATCTGTTCACCTGACTATATAACCTGGCATGGCCATGAGTTCTTGGCCCTGAAGACCAGGAACCAAGGAAATGGATTGCGTGGACAGGGCTGTAGGACTGATTCAGACAACGGGGTGGCTGTCTGTATTGGTGGTGGAGTCACAGGGGCAACAGAAGACATGGTGGGTCATGGGGGCAAGGACCTGCTAAGCGTAAGTGGACTGTGGGGCCAGGGGCAGGGAACAGGGGTTTGGGAGACAAAAGGACTTTGAGTCTGAGGATGAGATTGAAGGGAATTCGCCCTTGGAGGTAATGCTAAAGGTGATGAGTCCATGTGTACTCACTCGCCCATACCTCAAGCATCAGTTTTATTCCCATTAGTAAACCACCATGACCACTCTGCAGAGACTAGCATGAGGCACAAGGTGTGATGTGCAGAGACTGAATGAGAGCACCAGGGAGTGGACATTACCAACCTTCCGACATTTACTACGATCCTAGGCATTACCTCTGGTTGTCCCTGCGCAGCTGGCGTCGGATGCCATCTGCctcttgctgctgctccctctttAACTGCCTCTGTTCCTCTTGCCACCTTTTGTGCTCAATCTTGGCTCTGTTGAAGTCCATCTCTTTCCATCTCTCCTGAGATGCACCATTAAGGATTGatttctaagaggaaaaaaacaaaccaaacccttAATCTCATcagtatatttttctaatttaaactctaaacctgcaaaaccagaacagCTTGGTCTTCTAATGTCACTCCTGAGCTCTGGAATCCACAATGGCTCACAAATACTATAGTGTCACTTCCCTTCCATGAAAACACTGAGTATGATGCTAAAACCTATACAAACGATTAGGCTTCACCAACAGAGAGGTgcctgaaaatacaattttaagagTTCTTCATAGGTCAGTAGGCTGTGCTGGTTGTTCTGGTGTTGAGCCAATGCTTAAAACTGCCCCGTCTTTGTGTCAGCTTCTGGATTGGACGCAAAATACAGGTTCTGACCACAAATCATATTACAGATTCCTTATTAGATTTTATTAGAAAGAGAAATATCTGCCTCCCTCTGGCCAAACACAAAATCGTCCTGGAGTTCTGTGCAGCTATACTAACTCTTCACTTCCTGTTGTCTGAGACTTCTACCCATGGTCAAGCAGTCTTTGCGTTTTCTTCAGTAGTAGCTGCATTTCAATGCTGGGCAGTGTtcctaatttgcatttttaaatgcacTGTGCTGTGTGAAGAGATGAAGGAGCACCTGCAAGGCTTCTTTTCACAGCCATAGtgcaatatttatttcttttgtacTCCTTACAGTGCCCTGTATATGGGAAGGAGCAAGGAAACATCACCAAAATTTAGACATGCATTCCAGTTTACATTGCTAGAGCTGTTTGGGGCTGGAACAGTTTCCACAAAGTATGTTCCTCTCTCACATGCATTCTCCCTTCTCCTATTCCCAGCTGCAATTAACATGTTCCTGCCATTAGCTGCTCCTCTGCAAACAGAATGTCTCCTTCCAGTTCTTTCCTGAGGACATCTCTAATACCACAAGCTGGAAAACGCTACAGGACTTTCAAATAATGTCCCTGCCAGTCTCATGTAGCATTTTGACTGCTTTCTTTTAAGGCATTGATCTGTATGGCTTCCTAGGGGCAGTAAATATCTTTGTTCTCCCGTGTATTGCTATTCTTTGCAAAAACTGTACCTTGAGGGTGGTTTGTGTTTAATGACATACAGAGGGAGAGATCAAAGAAAGAATCAAAGGTGTTTTATGGTGGGAGGTGAACAAATGGTGTTATCTAGCAGGTAAAGAACTGGCCTAAGGATTAGGAGACGTGAAGTTCCATCCCAGCCCTGACATGCACTCCCTGCTATGGGATTCACCTGACTACCTagactttctcttttttgctttcagtatcTGTAAAAGAGGAATAATTTTTTGCTATCTAGTAGAGCTGGCTGGGAGCTTTTCTAATCTTAGAAAAGATtagatctgaaataaaaaaacactATCAAAAGTGCTGACTAAAAATACCAGAAGTGCCCTGTTCCTGTACAACACTGATTGCCAAGTGGAAACCTTCTGTTTCTGTTTATGCATAGCCATTATTCTACATAGGCATAATTTTTGTTGCAgtaaaaacctttgaaaaagagATCAAAGAAGAGTATATTCTCACATGACATAAACAAATCACTTGATCCTAATAGCTAAATCTAGTTTGGACCAAATACTTACTGTAATGCTTTTGTCTTTTGGAAGATTTAGAAGATTTGTGGATCTCCTAGCCTGCCCATTGGAGGTACTGTGTGGTCTCTGCACATGCAGAGCTGATTTGATGGTCAGGCTGTCTTTCTCTAGTGATTGATTCACTCGGTCAAAGAAGCTTTGGCGCCTGAAAGGAACCAAAGCACTGGTTCCCAGGGAAGGGCTCCTTTGGGAATGCTGAATTGGAGCTTCTGCCACTCTGAGCTCAAAAAGACCTGTCAAATAAATTAAGGCAGAGAGGTTATAGGAGGTTATAGACAGcttataaaaagaaagcaaattaaaaaaaaaaaaaggtcttctcATATAGAATATATTCAAGCAAGACTTTCATAACTTAGTACTAATATTTTCTTCTGAGGACGTGGGATATTTTTTAGTCTCCACAAAACAGGTCCCAGCTTTCAAAAAACAAGCTTGCCATTGCAATCAAGAGTTTTGCCTGGTAATACAAGATCACTGACTGCACTTACAGCTACTCAGGCTAAGGGGTTGTTTACATGGTATTTCACAGACAGACATGAGCTGCTTCTGCCATTGCtccaagaaaagcaaatattataAATTTCTTGATAGTGCAAAGCCTGAGCTATACATCCTGCTGAAAGACAGAAGCTTGGGCGCAACACTGTGCTAACAAAGCTTTTGGGTAGCTGAGAACATGGGCAGAGCTTGCTTGCACCTTTTTGCTAAAGACAGCGTGGATCTGAGTGGCAGTTGTTGCATGGAATGATGCTGGAACACCAGCTGGGAGGAAATGTGCTCTTCTGTTTGACTTTTCATTCTCCCTCTaccagcagtgacacagagcaaAGCAACAACACTTGGAGAAAGCTTTAGGCTTTCAGAGTCCTCACTTAAATGCCTGCAATTGTCACAAAACTACTTAAATGAGAACAGCAACATGTTCTCATGATTAACATCATGATCCAGCCCCTTTTGGATGATAAGGGAACAAAAGTTTACTCAATGACATTATAAAGCAagcattttcagcacaaataagAGGAGGAGTGTTCCGCAGAACAGTTCTGGTGAAATCTTTTTGCTGTAGGCAGTCATAGTTAATGTTACAGGTTAACTTTTCAAGTAAgaaaattttataataaataatatttatagtaAGCATTATGATAAAGGTTAAGAAAACCCAAAAGCTACTACAGCAGTAGCACTAAAagccccaaaaccccaacttccATCTGAAAATACTTTCACCTTGAGAAGAAGATGAACAACTCCTCAAGTCATACTACCATTAATACCTACATATAATGATACTATATTATGGTGGCTATATTCAGCATGGCATTATGGCATTTTCTATTGAAACATCAAGAACTATGGCAACAGATCTTAGACATAATGGCCTGCTGCACTGATATTGTGTGGCAAGTCTTATGTTTGGATAAAACAGCTACAATTTCAATACCATGTTTGTGTTTAACATTAGCCTCAGTTTCAGCATCCTGCTGTCTGCTGTCTGCTTCTTCCTTGTGGACTGTCTCCATTAACCAGATGTCTGTGTTGACAGCAGTATCAACCATAGCATGAGCCTTCTTCCTCTGAGGACTCTAGAAATAACAAGAAATGCAATCATAATTCAAACCTGATAAGGAAAAGAATAGGTTAGTTTCATGAACTAACAGCGTAAGATCTTTAGTTGCAACTGaagtttaagaataaaaaaactcTGGGAGAGTTCTTtactaaagaaacaaagaatCCTTAAGTAGAATAATTTCTGATCACTTTGTGGGTTTCTCTGCATCTTCAAATGACCCAAAAACTGGCAGTACTTCTGCCTGGAAGGGTCCAAACTAGTACAAAAGAGATCAGGCCAGAGGAGCTCTGGCTGAAAGACAGTCGCGTTTCTGGCACATGCCAGAAATCAGGATTCTAACCCCTGCAGAGCAATGGAGAAAAGCTTGGCAGCAGCTGGTGCACATTAACCTCCTCCTTACTGATCCTCATCCAGTGCCCTGTTCATAAGCACCAAGTCAACTACCGAGGATCACAAAAGTCTCTTTTGGTCTTTGATTGGGAGAGGTGACACCTCTACCATGGGTGGAGAAACATCTTAATAGCATTATGCCAGGGACTGCCTTGGTATGGAGCAATCCTCACCTGTATCTGATGTAAAGTCTTCTGCCTCacactttttcctgcctttacCTCCTTCACGCAGAGGCAGGATGTAGAGGAACCGGGCTACGTGACACTTTTCATATTCTGCATCTGTGGAAGAGGTTCTAGGAGTCTGCTCCAGCCAGTGACAATGACAGCTTCTAGCTCTTTCCCAGGTTAAAGGATCAGGAAGACAGTGCAGAGCAAAGTCTCTCCCTTTTTTAGCAAGCATACACAAGGGCCACGTCTAAAAGCTCTAGTAATTTTTTGGTACCAAGAGCAGAAAACTTGAGGTAACAAAGCAGACATTATACAAATAGCAGACCACATGTTAACAGAAGAGCCAGAGTGAAGCACTTTTTACCTTTTTAGGTTCTATAACCTCATCGTCCTCTTCCAAACAAGACTGAACATCTTCGGAAAGGTTTTCTGTCTTCAAtctcttatcttcctttttctcctcctctctggaAACACTTTCTGAAGGTGAAATCCTCACTTCAGACAGTTGCTCTTCTATTTTCGTGCTGAGCTCTTCTTTAGTCAAGCTTGTTCCTGGGATGAAGGCATCTTCCTGCTGCACTTTGCACCCTGTAAGCTGTGTGGGTTCCCAGGCTGCAAGGCAGCAGTGGGGAAGTGAGGTGCGCCTACAGCTGCACTTAGCACATGGCTGAGTCGAATATAGACCCCTTGGCCAGTAGTCCAGGTCTGAGTCACCCTGTCTGTAATGGCCTGAGGCTCTATAACCCGGTGTCACGATGTATGGGTAATCCAAACTTGAATCTACCACCATCTGCCTGGCTGATAAAGGCATCTGCAGTTCTAGGATGATGCGTTCGCTTAAGGGCAGAGGGATCCGCAGAGCTCGGTCAGAAGACACCTCCTTAGTTTGCCCATTCCAGAAATTCACAAGCACTCCCCtactgctgtgtgctgtgcatattaaaaaaaaataaaaaaggcaaagaatataTTAGAAGCATGCCAACCTGTGTGATTTATCTCTTAGAAAGCAGGAGATAAAAGTAACAGTTTGTGTTTCAGACAATTTTGTAACAAATTCCATGATTTTTTCTTTATGCGTTTAAAATTTGACCTTCTTTTGAACTTCCTCTGAAGAGACAGCAGATAGCAAAATTCTCGCTCGTCGCAGCGAGCCAGGATTTTACCCTGCAAAAGCTGGAAACTAGACTAACAGATAATCAGGTGAATACTCATGAGGGTCAGGAACATTATTCTCCTTGTGTAAGGAGgacacccccctgccccctgcccccaacTTTTTAGGAAGTTTCCACTCACAGAACAAAGCAAAGGCTAATTCCGGGAGATGCATTAATTCTGGCACTGAAAAAGAACAGGCTGCTTAGTGccaacaacaaattaaaaaaaagatgatgaagagAACCCAAGCAGCAGGTGGTGAATTCTCCATGGTTGGGACTGTTCTCTTCTCTGTGTAGCGACCAGCAACTGTGGCGAGTCTAGCACTATTAAGAAAGCCAATACCCCGTACCTAAACGTGCCTCCTTGTTCTCCATAACCTTTAGCACAGTGCCCGGGCCAAAACGTTCAGCTTTAGCCTCCCATGGTGCCAAGACCCTGTCTCCTGGAGCAAGAGGCTGTTGCCTGGCGTCGTCGTAGTGGAGAATGTCGTAGAGAGGCGTTTCCTGCATGCGAAGCTGTACCTTGCCTTTCAGAGTGCGACTTTTGTCAAACTCAATTAAAAAGCGTTCCCTGGAGCTCTACAAGAGTAAAACATGCGGTTTGCAAGACAGACATCTGGGTCCAATTAACGGCCAAACATAAGTGCTAAGAGGGAAGTGGCAGAAATCCCAGGAAGTGGAACATGATCTGGGAATGTAGTACCTACCAGGTTTTTCACTGTACTGTGTCCATATTGGactttaaaagtaattaaaaagctGGGGCTTAAGGGGCTGACagcctttctcttcattttggaCTTAGATGTTAGTAAGAACACAATTAGCATGCTAAGACAGAACTTTACCAGGAAAACCTCCCATCAGAAAAAGAGTAGCCAAAAGAAACTGCTGTGTATGATGCAGTTTGTTACATAGTAATCAAA
This genomic interval from Calonectris borealis chromosome 1, bCalBor7.hap1.2, whole genome shotgun sequence contains the following:
- the LOC142085754 gene encoding uncharacterized protein LOC142085754 isoform X2, encoding MSPLPPPNNSRRDWLAPPPGAFQLRVRRGEQGRGRERERGKTPRPRRRHGTARHGTARHGTARHGTARHDDTSAPPRCPHLPWHLGAAGRHQRIDGVFLVLKWCNCLVRCSLSSATQAAAWIRSLQFENGMKDASGLAVAFEDPACQSVYLFTDTLPERESEEICQLLVENKLLPVHVVCLLGDSDDHERSKQKIMEKVARQSGGSFQVIRLPPTASEKISSMSISHVQCCHTANKDPCGSLLLRCPVTYFPVCAWNPDSLCMPLMPSATRDFIDSSPEASSFMRGARVLARREADGYYYLGHIAQESSRERFLIEFDKSRTLKGKVQLRMQETPLYDILHYDDARQQPLAPGDRVLAPWEAKAERFGPGTVLKVMENKEARLAHSSRGVLVNFWNGQTKEVSSDRALRIPLPLSERIILELQMPLSARQMVVDSSLDYPYIVTPGYRASGHYRQGDSDLDYWPRGLYSTQPCAKCSCRRTSLPHCCLAAWEPTQLTGCKVQQEDAFIPGTSLTKEELSTKIEEQLSEVRISPSESVSREEEKKEDKRLKTENLSEDVQSCLEEDDEVIEPKKSPQRKKAHAMVDTAVNTDIWLMETVHKEEADSRQQDAETEANVKHKHGLFELRVAEAPIQHSQRSPSLGTSALVPFRRQSFFDRVNQSLEKDSLTIKSALHVQRPHSTSNGQARRSTNLLNLPKDKSITKSILNGASQERWKEMDFNRAKIEHKRWQEEQRQLKREQQQEADGIRRQLRRDNQRQRLHQRTLQGLEKQLEHKDRALQHMALLQAAGAERSRKESFLPEEEKRKASQRLQFLKTQRLQREELQAERNERSFEQEKGRLDFLRSRMQSRQEMLEQESQEQDRQQKQQQAAKGRVFQSRDRSRQKMEKEGQKLCDLQQYLREQNLLMLRASLLA
- the LOC142085754 gene encoding uncharacterized protein LOC142085754 isoform X1: MSPLPPPNNSRRDWLAPPPGAFQLRVRRGEQGRGRERERGKTPRPRRRHGTARHGTARHGTARHGTARHDDTSAPPRCPHLPWHLGAAGRHQRIDGVFLVLKWCNCLVRCSLSSATQAAAWIRSLQFENGMKDASGLAVAFEDPACQSVYLFTDTLPERESEEICQLLVENKLLPVHVVCLLGDSDDHERSKQKIMEKVARQSGGSFQVIRLPPTASEKISSMSISHVQCCHTANKDPCGSLLLRCPVTYFPVCAWNPDSLCMPLMPSATRDFIDSSPEASSFMRGARVLARREADGYYYLGHIAQEVKSSRERFLIEFDKSRTLKGKVQLRMQETPLYDILHYDDARQQPLAPGDRVLAPWEAKAERFGPGTVLKVMENKEARLAHSSRGVLVNFWNGQTKEVSSDRALRIPLPLSERIILELQMPLSARQMVVDSSLDYPYIVTPGYRASGHYRQGDSDLDYWPRGLYSTQPCAKCSCRRTSLPHCCLAAWEPTQLTGCKVQQEDAFIPGTSLTKEELSTKIEEQLSEVRISPSESVSREEEKKEDKRLKTENLSEDVQSCLEEDDEVIEPKKSPQRKKAHAMVDTAVNTDIWLMETVHKEEADSRQQDAETEANVKHKHGLFELRVAEAPIQHSQRSPSLGTSALVPFRRQSFFDRVNQSLEKDSLTIKSALHVQRPHSTSNGQARRSTNLLNLPKDKSITKSILNGASQERWKEMDFNRAKIEHKRWQEEQRQLKREQQQEADGIRRQLRRDNQRQRLHQRTLQGLEKQLEHKDRALQHMALLQAAGAERSRKESFLPEEEKRKASQRLQFLKTQRLQREELQAERNERSFEQEKGRLDFLRSRMQSRQEMLEQESQEQDRQQKQQQAAKGRVFQSRDRSRQKMEKEGQKLCDLQQYLREQNLLMLRASLLA